A stretch of the Capsicum annuum cultivar UCD-10X-F1 chromosome 8, UCD10Xv1.1, whole genome shotgun sequence genome encodes the following:
- the LOC107838787 gene encoding E3 ubiquitin-protein ligase KEG isoform X1: protein MAGKMDKEFEASPSASSFDYELYEGDPDHLRTVIAAPDPASPYIDPASIKLKHRIGRGYFGDVWSATHHQSTTDYDESHEVAIKMLHPVNEDQVKAFLSKFEELWVNLKSKQIQGICWLHGISVLSGRICIAMRSYEWSVGDKMARLKGGKLQLPDVLRYGIELAKVIQELHSMNVLVLNLKPTNFLLNEHDEVFLGDFGIPYLLLGVQPADADLAFRLGTPSYMAPEQWEPAVRGPIACETDAWGFGCSIIEMLTGFPPWFGKSVQDIYRSVVINQEKPQLPGGLPTAIENVLNGCFEYDFRNRPLMVDILQAFESSKNAVYTEGEWSNIVGTLSDKSKTRGFTTWYLSKDLLEVGDAIRSRKMFNSRKSQDSALLEGTVVGLEKDTDRDGFVLVRVPNLPSPLRVNASTIERVTCGLATGDWVRLVNEKKKHSSVGILHSVHRDGSVTAGFLGLETLWRGHCSEVQNAFPYFLGEFVQLKSNVRTPRFEWPQKRGGRWATGRISQILPNGCLVVQFPGRMVFGDEPNTFLADPDEVIHVSFDTCPGIIEKYQHLEDFHWSIRPLSIAFTLFTAVKLGVSVGKCINAKLKKDTKDHKTASDGRSQDGPAGGKFAWHRPTVANILFKDGAR, encoded by the exons ATGG CTGGGAAAATGGATAAAGAATTCGAAGCATCTCCGTCGGCATCCTCTTTCGATTACGAGCTTTATGAAGGAGATCCTGATCATCTTAGAACTGTTATTGCTGCACCTGACCCAGCCAGTCCGTACATCGATCCTGCTTCGATCAAACTTAAACATAGGATTGGGCGTGGATACTTTGGTGATGTTTGGTCAGCCACGCATCATCAATCAACCACTGATTACGATGAGAGTCACGAAGTAGCTATAAAGATGTTACATCCTGTAAATGAGGATCAAGTAAAGGCTTTCTTAAGTAAGTTCGAGGAGTTATGGGTGAATTTGAAATCTAAACAAATCCAAGGCATTTGCTGGTTGCATGGCATCTCCGTATTATCTGGAAGG ATCTGTATAGCTATGAGATCCTATGAGTGGTCAGTTGGTGATAAAATGGCTCGGCTGAAAGGAGGGAAGCTTCAGTTACCTGATGTTCTTAG ATATGGTATTGAATTGGCTAAAGTAATACAAGAGTTGCATTCAATGAATGTCCTTGTTCTAAACCTTAAGCCAACGAATTTTCTTCTGAATGAACATGACGAAGTGTTCCTCGGAGACTTTGGGATACCGTATCTTCTGCTTGGAGTTCAACCGGCTGATGCAGATCTAGCTTTTAGGCTTGGAACTCCGAGTTACATGGCTCCGGAACAGTGGGAACCTGCGGTTAGAGGACCAATAGCTTGTGAGACCGATGCTTGGGGATTTGGGTGCAGCATTATTGAGATGTTGACTGGTTTTCCGCCATGGTTTGGTAAATCAGTCCAAGATATATATCGTTCAGTGGTGATAAACCAAGAAAAGCCACAACTTCCCGGTGGCCTCCCTACTGCTATTGAGAATGTTCTCAATGGCTGTTTTGAGTATGATTTCCGCAATCGACCTCTGATGGTGGACATTTTGCAAGCATTTGAAag CTCGAAGAATGCTGTATATACTGAAGGAGAGTGGAGCAACATCGTAGGGACTTTGTCTGACAAAAGCAAAACCCGTGGCTTTACCACATGGTACCTTTCAAAAGATCTTCTTGAAGTTGGAGATGCTATTCGTTCGAGAAAAATGTTCAACTCCAGAAAGTCTCAAGATTCGGCTTTGTTAGAAGGAACTGTTGTTGGTCTAGAGAAAGATACTGATCGAGACGGATTTGTTCTCGTACGAGTCCCTAATTTGCCGAGTCCGCTGAGGGTAAATGCATCAACCATAGAGAGGGTTACATGTGGTTTGGCAACTGGAGATTGGGTGCGTTTGGTCAATGAAAAGAAGAAGCACTCCTCCGTGGGTATCCTACACTCCGTGCACCGTGATGGAAGCGTAACCGCTGGTTTTTTAGGCTTAGAAACATTATGGCGAGGACATTGTTCGGAAGTCCAAAACGCATTCCCGTATTTTCTGGGAGAATTTGTGCAGTTGAAATCAAACGTCAGAACTCCCCGGTTTGAATGGCCTCAAAAACGGGGAGGCAGATGGGCTACCGGGAGAATATCACAGATACTTCCAAACGGTTGTCTCGTTGTTCAGTTTCCAGGAAGGATGGTGTTTGGCGATGAACCAAATACTTTCTTGGCCGATCCAGATGAGGTGATCCACGTATCGTTTGATACATGTCCTGGCATTATCGAAAAGTATCAGCACCTCGAGGATTTTCACTGGTCTATTCGACCACTTTCTATTGCATTCACCCTATTTACAGCAGTAAAGCTCGGTGTATCTGTAGGAAAATGCATTAACGCGAAGCTGAAGAAGGACACAAAGGATCACAAGACGGCCAGCGATGGTCGTAGTCAAGATGGTCCGGCTGGTGGCAAGTTCGCCTGGCATCGACCAACTGTTGCAAATATCCTATTTAAAGATGGTGCTAGATAA
- the LOC107838787 gene encoding E3 ubiquitin-protein ligase KEG isoform X2 translates to MDKEFEASPSASSFDYELYEGDPDHLRTVIAAPDPASPYIDPASIKLKHRIGRGYFGDVWSATHHQSTTDYDESHEVAIKMLHPVNEDQVKAFLSKFEELWVNLKSKQIQGICWLHGISVLSGRICIAMRSYEWSVGDKMARLKGGKLQLPDVLRYGIELAKVIQELHSMNVLVLNLKPTNFLLNEHDEVFLGDFGIPYLLLGVQPADADLAFRLGTPSYMAPEQWEPAVRGPIACETDAWGFGCSIIEMLTGFPPWFGKSVQDIYRSVVINQEKPQLPGGLPTAIENVLNGCFEYDFRNRPLMVDILQAFESSKNAVYTEGEWSNIVGTLSDKSKTRGFTTWYLSKDLLEVGDAIRSRKMFNSRKSQDSALLEGTVVGLEKDTDRDGFVLVRVPNLPSPLRVNASTIERVTCGLATGDWVRLVNEKKKHSSVGILHSVHRDGSVTAGFLGLETLWRGHCSEVQNAFPYFLGEFVQLKSNVRTPRFEWPQKRGGRWATGRISQILPNGCLVVQFPGRMVFGDEPNTFLADPDEVIHVSFDTCPGIIEKYQHLEDFHWSIRPLSIAFTLFTAVKLGVSVGKCINAKLKKDTKDHKTASDGRSQDGPAGGKFAWHRPTVANILFKDGAR, encoded by the exons ATGGATAAAGAATTCGAAGCATCTCCGTCGGCATCCTCTTTCGATTACGAGCTTTATGAAGGAGATCCTGATCATCTTAGAACTGTTATTGCTGCACCTGACCCAGCCAGTCCGTACATCGATCCTGCTTCGATCAAACTTAAACATAGGATTGGGCGTGGATACTTTGGTGATGTTTGGTCAGCCACGCATCATCAATCAACCACTGATTACGATGAGAGTCACGAAGTAGCTATAAAGATGTTACATCCTGTAAATGAGGATCAAGTAAAGGCTTTCTTAAGTAAGTTCGAGGAGTTATGGGTGAATTTGAAATCTAAACAAATCCAAGGCATTTGCTGGTTGCATGGCATCTCCGTATTATCTGGAAGG ATCTGTATAGCTATGAGATCCTATGAGTGGTCAGTTGGTGATAAAATGGCTCGGCTGAAAGGAGGGAAGCTTCAGTTACCTGATGTTCTTAG ATATGGTATTGAATTGGCTAAAGTAATACAAGAGTTGCATTCAATGAATGTCCTTGTTCTAAACCTTAAGCCAACGAATTTTCTTCTGAATGAACATGACGAAGTGTTCCTCGGAGACTTTGGGATACCGTATCTTCTGCTTGGAGTTCAACCGGCTGATGCAGATCTAGCTTTTAGGCTTGGAACTCCGAGTTACATGGCTCCGGAACAGTGGGAACCTGCGGTTAGAGGACCAATAGCTTGTGAGACCGATGCTTGGGGATTTGGGTGCAGCATTATTGAGATGTTGACTGGTTTTCCGCCATGGTTTGGTAAATCAGTCCAAGATATATATCGTTCAGTGGTGATAAACCAAGAAAAGCCACAACTTCCCGGTGGCCTCCCTACTGCTATTGAGAATGTTCTCAATGGCTGTTTTGAGTATGATTTCCGCAATCGACCTCTGATGGTGGACATTTTGCAAGCATTTGAAag CTCGAAGAATGCTGTATATACTGAAGGAGAGTGGAGCAACATCGTAGGGACTTTGTCTGACAAAAGCAAAACCCGTGGCTTTACCACATGGTACCTTTCAAAAGATCTTCTTGAAGTTGGAGATGCTATTCGTTCGAGAAAAATGTTCAACTCCAGAAAGTCTCAAGATTCGGCTTTGTTAGAAGGAACTGTTGTTGGTCTAGAGAAAGATACTGATCGAGACGGATTTGTTCTCGTACGAGTCCCTAATTTGCCGAGTCCGCTGAGGGTAAATGCATCAACCATAGAGAGGGTTACATGTGGTTTGGCAACTGGAGATTGGGTGCGTTTGGTCAATGAAAAGAAGAAGCACTCCTCCGTGGGTATCCTACACTCCGTGCACCGTGATGGAAGCGTAACCGCTGGTTTTTTAGGCTTAGAAACATTATGGCGAGGACATTGTTCGGAAGTCCAAAACGCATTCCCGTATTTTCTGGGAGAATTTGTGCAGTTGAAATCAAACGTCAGAACTCCCCGGTTTGAATGGCCTCAAAAACGGGGAGGCAGATGGGCTACCGGGAGAATATCACAGATACTTCCAAACGGTTGTCTCGTTGTTCAGTTTCCAGGAAGGATGGTGTTTGGCGATGAACCAAATACTTTCTTGGCCGATCCAGATGAGGTGATCCACGTATCGTTTGATACATGTCCTGGCATTATCGAAAAGTATCAGCACCTCGAGGATTTTCACTGGTCTATTCGACCACTTTCTATTGCATTCACCCTATTTACAGCAGTAAAGCTCGGTGTATCTGTAGGAAAATGCATTAACGCGAAGCTGAAGAAGGACACAAAGGATCACAAGACGGCCAGCGATGGTCGTAGTCAAGATGGTCCGGCTGGTGGCAAGTTCGCCTGGCATCGACCAACTGTTGCAAATATCCTATTTAAAGATGGTGCTAGATAA
- the LOC107879600 gene encoding transmembrane 9 superfamily member 2: protein MKKLHVIFFIFILTFFIIFRIFINKHNVSNDHRYKHGDHVPLFTNKIGPFHNPSESYRYYDLPFCIPDYVKWEEKKDAVGEILNGDSVVSGPYELDFLVEKEAEILCRKNLTRDEVMQFQKAVDKDYYFEMYYDELPIWGLIGRVENREVMEDPKFYKYFLYNHINFDIHYNKDRVIEITARTDPFSVLDLTEDREFDAEFTYAVKWKETNILFENRMDKFTQTSLPTLEIHWFSIINSCVIVLFLTGFLAMILMRILKNDFIKYTHDEEAVNDQEETGWKYIHGDVFRFPKHKSLFAAALGCGTQLFTLTIFIFLMALVGVFYPYKRGALYTALLVIYALTSGVAGYTSTSFYCQLEGTNWVKNLVWTGCLFCGPLALTFCFLNSVAVSYSSSTALSFGTIMLIVLMWTLVTSPLLVLGRIAVKNSSRGFQFPCRTTKSPREIPVLPWYRSTIPQMAMTGLLPFSAIYIELYYIFESVWGQKIYTIYRILFIVFILLLIVTAFVTVASTYFQLAAEDHKWWWS from the exons atgaagaaattgcatgttattttcttcatttttatactcacatttttcattatttttcgaATTTTTATCAATAAACATAATGTATCTAATGATCATCGATATAAACATGGAGATCATGTACCTCTTTTTACTAATAAAATTGGCCCTTTTCACAATCCTAG TGAATCCTACAGATATTATGACCTGCCATTTTGTATACCAG ATTATGTGAAATGGGAAGAGAAGAAAGATGCTGTAGGTGAAATTTTAAACGGTGATAGCGTTGTGAGTGGTCCTTATGAACTCGATTTCTTGGTAGAGAAAGAAGCGGAAATTCTCTGTCGAAAGAATCTAACAAGGGATGAAGTTATGCAGTTTCAAAAAGCTGTCGATAAAGACTATTACTTTGAAATGTACTATGATGAATTGCCGATATGGGGACTTATCGGAAGAGTTGAGAATAGGGAAGTGATGGAGGATCCGAAATTTTACAAGTACTTTCTATACAACCACATAAATTTCGATATCCACTATAACAAGGACCGTGTTATTGAGATCACTGCACGAACGGATCCCTTTTCTGTTTTGGACCTTACAGAGGATAGGGAATTTGATGCTGAGTTTACGTATGCTGTGAAATGGAAGGAAACGAACATTCTGTTTGAGAATCGGATGGATAAGTTCACGCAGACTTCTCTACCTACCTTGGAGATCCACTGGTTCTCAATCATCAATTCTTGTGTTATCGTACTCTTTTTAACCGGTTTCCTTGCCATGATTCTTATGCGAAtacttaaaaatgattttatcaA ATATACACACGATGAAGAAGCAGTTAATGATCAAGAGGAGACGGGATGGAAGTACATACACGGTGATGTGTTTAGGTTCCCGAAACACAAGTCATTGTTCGCTGCAGCGCTTGGATGTGGCACTCAGCTATTTACACT GACAATTTTTATATTCTTGATGGCGCTTGTCGGGGTATTTTATCCTTACAAAAGAGGAGCTCTATATACTGCCCTTCTGGTTATATATGCACTCACTTCTGGCGTTGCCGGATACACTTCAACCTCTTTCTATTGTCAGCTTGAAGGAACTAATTGG GTAAAGAATCTGGTATGGACCGGGTGCCTCTTCTGTGGCCCGCTCGCGTTAACATTCTGCTTCCTCAATTCGGTTGCAGTTAGTTATAGTTCTTCTACTGCTCTATCATTTGGCACAATTATGTTAATAGTACTCATGTGGACATTAGTGACGTCGCCACTACTTGTATTAGGCAGAATTGCTGTCAAAAATAGCAGTAGGGGCTTCCAATTTCCATGTCGAACCACAAAGAGTCCGAGGGAAATTCCAGTACTCCCTTGGTATCGTAGTACCATCCCTCAGATGGCGATGACAGGACTCTTGCCGTTTAGTGCCATATACATCGAGCTCTATTACATATTTGAAAGCGTATGGGGTCAAAAGATTTACACAATTTACAGAATATTGTTTATAGTCTTCATTCTTCTGCTGATAGTAACCGCCTTTGTCACTGTTGCATCGACTTATTTCCAACTTGCCGCAGAAGATCATAAATGGTGGTGGAG TTAA